The DNA sequence AGTTGACCCGGTAGTTGTAGATGAACTGGATGAAGTGGCAAGGGTATCCGGATTTTCTGATTTTAATCGAAAAAGTATATTTCATGCTTTGAATCAAAAAGCCGTAGCTAGAGAGGCAGCAGAAGAACTTGGACGTCCCTATGAGGATCTGCGTTTCATTGTATGCCATATGGGAGGAGGCATTACCGTAGGTAGCCATTGTTACGGAAAAGTAATAGACGTTAACAATGGGCTTCACGGAGAAGGGCCTTTTTCTCCAGAGCGTGCAGGTACTGTTCCGGCAGGAGATCTTGTTTCCCTGTGTTTTTCAGGAGAATATTATGCAGATGAAATCATGAAAAAAATTGTCGGCCGGGGGGGACTTGCAGGTCTCCTTGGAACAAATGATGCTGTGGAAGTTGAGAGGCGGATAGATACAGGAGATGAGAAGGCTGAAATGATTTATGAAGCGATGGCGTATCAGGTAGCAAAGGAAATTGGCGCAAATGCTGCCGTTCTCTCGGGGAAGGTGGACGCTATCATCTTAACGGGCGGCCTTGCCTATGGAAAACAATTTGTGCAGAAAATTTCTACTCGTGTACAATGGATTGCAGATATAATTGTAAAGCCGGGAGAAAACGAGCTGGAGGCGTTAAATGCAGGAGCCCAGCGTATTTTAAACGGGCAGGAGAAGCCAAAGAATTATAATTTTTAAATGAGGCAATACTAAAAAGGAGAGATACTTATGGCTGAAAAATATGATCTGGTCATATTAGGAGCTGGTACAGGGGGTTATGTAGCTGCAATTCGGGCAGCGCAGCTTAACTTAAATGTAGCAGTGGTAGAGAAGAGCAAACTTGGAGGTACGTGTCTGCATCAGGGGTGTATCCCGAGCAAAGCTCTGCTGAGAAGTGCAGAAGTATTTAAAACAGTCAAGCAGGCGGAGGACTTCGGCGTGACTTCTGAAAATCCTGTATTAAATTTTACTAAAGTTATGGAACGAAAGCAGGCGGTAGTAGATCAGCTTTACAGCGGGGTTCAATCATTAATGAAAAAGGGCAAAATTGATATTTATCATGGCATAGGCAGAATTCTTGGTCCATCGATCTTTTCTCCTACGCCGGGCACCATATCTGTAGAGTACGAAGAAGAAGGGAAAGAAAATGACATGCTGATTCCTTCGAATGTGATTGTAGCTACTGGAAGCAGACCGAAAACGCTGCCGGGTTTAACTTTGGATGAAACAGATATACTTTCATCCAATGGAGCATTGGAGCTTAAAGACCTGCCTGCCTCTCTATCAATTATAGGAGGAGGGGTTATCGGAGTCGAGTGGGCATCCATGTTTGCTGACTTCGGTGTGGATGTCACTGTATTTGAATATATGGACAGACTTCTTCCTACAGAAGATAAAGATATTTCTAAAGAAATGGAAAAATCACTGACTCAAAAAGGAGTTACGATTTATACAAACACAGCTGTGAATGCTTCCGAAATAAAAAAGAGCAAAAAGGGAATGGAAGTTCCTTTCAGTAAAAATAAGAAAGACGATATGCTTCATACGGAAAAAGTTCTTGTATCTGTAGGAAGAGAAGCGAATGTAAAAAATATAGGGCTTGAAAATACCGATATTATAGTCGAAAAAGGTGTTATTAAAGTTAATAAACATTATCAGACTAAAGAATCGCATATTTATGCTATTGGTGACGTAATCGGAGGAATGCAGCTTGCCCATGTAGCTTCCCACGAAGGAATTGCAGCAGTAGAACATCTGGCGCGTAAAGACCCTCATCCCGTTGATCCGCAGCTTGTAGCGCGGTGTATCTATTCCTCTCCGGAAGCAGCCAGTGTAGGGATGACAGAAGAAGAAGCAAAAGAAGCTGGTTATAATGTAAAAACAGGAAAGTTTCCTTTTCAGGCAGTTGGAAAAGCGCTTGTCCAGGGTGATACATCAGGATTTGTTAAATTCGTGACAGATGATGCTACACAGGATCTTCTAGGAGTTCACATGATCGGCCCTCATGTAACTGATATGATATCGGAAGCCGCTTTAGCAAAGCTTCTGGATGCCACGCACTGGGAAGTGGCGGCATCGATTCATCCTCATCCAAGTCTATCGGAAGCCGTAGGAGAAGCGGCACTGGCAGTCGATGGTAAACAAATTCATGGTTAAAGATATAAAGGAGGCTCCAAAAATGGGTGAAAACCGGCATGAAGTTCTTGGGCTTACAGATGAACAGGTACTCGAAATGTATACGACCATGCTAGAGGCAAGAATGATAGACGAAAGAATGTGGCTTCTGAACAGAGCGGGGAAAATTCCTTTTGTTATCTCATGCCAGGGACAGGAAGCTGCTCAAGTTGGGGCAGCAATGGCTCTGGATAAAGAAATGGATTATGCTCTTCCTTATTATAGGGATATGGGAGTTGTTCTTCATTTCGGGATGACGGGACGGGACTTAATGCTCTCTGCTTTCGCAAGGGCTGAAGATCCGAATTCCGGGGGGCGTCAGATGCCGGGACACTTCGGTCAGAAGAAAAATCGTATTGTGACAGGGTCTTCTCCTGTTACAACTCAGGTCCCTCATGCAGTAGGGTTTGCACTAGGTGCAAAAATGAAAAAACAGAATGTTGTTGCTTTTACTACTTTTGGTGAAGGATCATCCAATCAGGGGGACTTTCACGAAGGGATAAATTTTGCGAGCGTTCATGATCTTCCGGTTATATTCATGTGCGAAAACAACAAGTACGCAATTTCAGTTCCGCTAGACAAACAGCTGAATATTGAACACGTTTCAGACAGAGCACACGGTTACGGCATTCCGGGTGAATCAGTCGATGGGAATGACCCCCTGGCAGTATTTGAAGCAGTTTCTAAAGCTCGTAATCGAGCTATGAATGGCGAAGGTCCTACGCTGATTGAGACAGTTTCGTACCGTCTTACTCCTCACTCCAGTGATGATGATGACAGTACGTATCGCTCTAAAGAAGAAGTAGCTGCGGCTAAAAAGATTGATTCGATTCATGTTTTCGGAGAGTATCTTCGTGAGGCCGGTGTACTGAACGATGACGTTGAGAACAGCATAAGAACAAAACTCCGCAGAGAAATTGACGAAGCAACCGATTATGCGGAGAACGCCGACTACCCTGATGTAGATACATTAACGAAATATGTTTACGAGGAGGAGTGACTACCATGGCAGTTCTGACATATATTGAAGCAATAACTGCGGCAATGCGGGAAGAAATGGAACGTGATGAAAATGTGTTTGTACTGGGAGAAGACGTTGGAAAACGCGGAGGCGTTTTCCGTGCAACGGACGGCCTTTACAGCCAGTTCGGGGAAGAAAGAGTGATAGATACCCCATTGGCAGAATCTGCAATTGCAGGAGTAGGTATTGGAGCAGCTATGTTTGGAATGCGTCCGGTGGCAGAAATGCAATTTGCAGATTTTATTATGCCGGCAGTGAACCAGATTGTGTCCGAGGCAGCAAAAATCCGTTACCGTTCCAACAATGACTGGCAGTGTCCTCTTACAATACGTGCTCCTTTCGGTGGAGGCGTTCACGGAGCCCTTTACCATTCACAATCTGTAGAAGCGATGTTTGCCAATACACCGGGATTGAAAATTGTTATTCCTTCGAACCCTTACGATGCAAAAGGTCTGCTTAAATCAGCAATACGTTCCAATGATCCAGTTCTTTTCTTTGAACATAAGCGTGCATACCGCCTTTTGAAAGAAGAAGTGCCTGAAGAGGACTACACGGTACCTCTCGGCAAAGCTGCGACGGTACGCGAAGGAAATGACGTTACAGTTATCACGTACGGATTATGTGTTCATTTCGCTAAACAGGCAGCAGAACAGGTCTCGGAAGAGGGGTACGAAACAAATATTCTGGATCTCCGAACCGTTTACCCACTTGATAAAGAAGCGATAATTGAGGCAGCCAAAAAAACAGGGAAAGTGCTGCTCGTTACGGAAGCAAATAAAGAGGGCAGTATTATTAGTGAAGTAGCTGCTATTATTGCCGAACACTGTCTGTTTGAACTCGATGCACCGGTTGAAAGACTTGCTGGACCGGATGTTCCGGCGATGCCATACACACCGCCACTCGAGAAGAAATTCATGGTGAATACAGATAAAATTGAAAATGCGATAAAAGAACTTGGTGAGTTTTAACTTTTTTATTAAGGGAGGATATTTTTATGGCGACTGAAATTACAATGCCGCAGCTCGGAGAAAGTGTGACAGAAGGAACGATTACTAAATGGCTTGTTTCTCCCGGGGATACCGTCAGTAAATATGACCCGCTTGCAGAAGTGATGACAGATAAAGTGAATGCGGAAATACCGTCTTCCTATACGGGAACGATAAGTGAGCTGATAGCTGAAGAAGACCAGACGATTCAAGTTGGAGAGGTTATCTGCACGATGGAAGTAGATGGAGCCTCATCAGCTGATGAAAAAAATTCAGAGGAGCAGACGACCTCATCTCATCAGGAAAAATCAGGAAGCGTAGAATCTGAAAAATCGGAAGAAACGAAGCAGAAAGATACGTCCTCAAAAGGAAGATATTCGCCGGCTGTTATGACTATTGCCCAGGAAAACAATATTGATCTGAGCACTGTAAACGGCAGCGGGAGGGGTGGTAGAATAACCCGAAAAGACGTGCAGGCGGTTGTTGAAAAAGGCGGGAATTCTAATGAAAAAGTATCAGCAGAGCCATCTATTCAGTCTGCTGCACCAGAAAGGCCTAAGCCTTCTGAAATGCCTCAGGATACTGTCAATAAAGGAAGAACCGAGGAAGTTCCTGTCAGCGGAGTAAGGAAAGCTATTGCTCAAAACATGGTCAAGTCAAAGCATGAAGCCCCTCATGCCTGGATGATGATCGAAGTGGATGTTACAGATTTAGTGAAACTCAGAGATAGTAAAAAGAGGGAATTTGAACAGCAGGAGGGTTTCAAACTTACTTATATGCCGTTTTTCATGAAGGCAGTCATAGACGCTTTAAAAGCATATCCTCAAGTTAATGCAAAATGGGATAACGATAAAATTATCCGCTATAAAGATGTGCATTTATCAATGGCGGTGGCCACTGAAGAAGAACTTTACGTTCCAGTCATTTCCCACGCAGATGAAAAGAACGTGAAAGGACTGGCCCGATCCCTGAATGATATCGCTCAAAAAGTCCGAAGTAAATCTCTTTCTTCCCAGGATATGCAGGGGGGTACCTTCACATTAAATAATACCGGCTCCTTTGGTTCGATTCAGTCGCAGCCGATTATTAACTCCCCGCAGGCAGCGATCCTGTCGGTAGAATCGATTGTTAAGCGTCCGGTTATTATGGATAACGATGCGATAGCAGTCCGGCATATGGTAAATCTGTGTATGTCGCTTGATCACCGTGTACTGGACGGTTTAATCTGCGGGAAGTTTATGAATCATATCAAAACAAATCTTGAAAATATGAACGAAAAATCTGTTTCGATATATTAATAAAAACTGCTCTGATGTTTCAATCAGAGCAGTTTTTTTGGATTAAACGTAAGCAGCAATTAATAATTCCCTTTAGGGATCTCTATCTCGATGGGTTCTTTTGATTCCTTATGAGCTTCTGTTAATAACACTACAGCTGTAACGATGTGCATAACCATTCCGATGAATGGTAGCCAGCCGATACAGGAAGTAACTATCCCTAAAACTGAACCTGTTTTCTTTTTTCCTTGTTTTCCCGAAATGAATAATACGAAGAGATGCAGGGCTAGCATAATGAAAAGCGGTATCCAAGAAAAGTTGAGAATAAAGAGACCACCGAGAAAAGGAATACCTAAAAATGCTTCTGCCCCTCCTGAAACCCTCTTCAACTGATAAGCCGGTAAGTTCATTGTTAATCCTCCTTATATACTCTTTAATATACTTTAACAGAGACACTTATGTAAAATCACCTCACCATGACCGGTGAAAATGGCCTTCTATAGGAAGAGAATTTTCCCTCTATACAGGTTGAAAGAATGATAGTCAGAAGCGGTTTTCTTTAATTAGAAGGCGTAAGCTGTCCTGTCTTTTTTCCCGTAAGCTGTAGTGGAGGCCGGGCGGCTTAGAAGCGATCAAGGACGAGTCCCACCCCGTTCGACCGCAGGGAGGAAGGGGTTATATGAGGCGGCCCCTGGTCTTCAATGGCAACGAAAACGCACGTTCTCCGCTTCTGCACTTTATATTCAAGACAGCCAGGACGAGATAAGCAAAGGTGAGAAGTTTAAGCAGTCAGGGATTAATGATTGAGAGGTTAAGAAAGAAAAACTCAGATGTTATAATTTTAATCTTTGGAATATCGGCGTGAAACGTGTAAAATAGACTTAGACAAAATGATGAAAGGGTGATAGTACATGGAATTTCAAATGTTTATGAACGATGTGGTTCAATCCGCTCGTCAAGATATGGATCAGGCTGGTTACGAACAGCTGCAGTCAGCTGAGGATGTAGAACAGGTATTTAATAAACCAGGAACAACATTTGTAGTTGTTAACTCGGTTTGTGGATGTGCAGGAGGAATTGCAAGACCTTCTGCAGCTTATATGAAAAATTATGAGGTTCAGCCCGATCAGTTCGTAACTGTTTTTGCAGGTCAGGACAAAGAAGCAACAGAAAAAGCACGTTCCTATTTTACCGGCTATCCGCCATCCTCGCCATCCTTTGCTCTTTTAAAAGACGGAGAGTTAAAAGCAATGGTGGAGCGTCATGAAATTGAAGGCCACGAACCGATAGAAGTTGTAAATAAGCTGGAATCTTATTTTGACGAACATTTTAAGAAATAAATTCCGTTAAAAAATTTCAGTGAAGACAAAGGGGTCGTCCATTAAACTGTATGGACGGCCTTTTAAAAAGAAAGAAACAGGAAGCTCGACTAAAAAAAGGAATGATATACAAATTGAACTTAATATCTTATAGATAAAAATTATTCCTAAAAGAATTTATAATTAAAGTGGGTGAACAGCCTGCCCTCTCATAATAGAAAATCAGTAATTATCAATGAAGTATAGTATTTATTTACTAGTCAGCCTATGAAAGAAGCTGATGATATGCTATAATTTTAAATCGTCAGCACTAATGGCCGAAAACTTTTAGGAGTGGTGAAGTAATGCAGGAGCTCTACAAAGAGATACATATGTATTTAAATCAGGAAGAAGAAATTCCTTTCAAAACGTTCGATAATTATTACAAAAGAGTAATTAAATATTTTAATGAGCATGCGGATGAATTTGACGAAGAACATGTGTGGAAAGCACTATTTATTTCTGAAAACGTCATGTCCAACGCTGATGGACGTTCCAAAGAAGTCAGTGATCAGAAAGAATCCAAAAAATATAAAAAGATGTCCAAAAGATTAACGCTATGGGCACAGAACTTCGCAGCAAGACTAGCTAGAAAAGGGTATAATGAAGAACAGATGAATGCCCGTTTCGAAAAAATGTTTGAAGACTATGAAACATTTAAAAATGAATAAAACACTTGCATAACACTTATTATACTGATATAATTACGAAGTGTCGTTAAGAAATTACGGCACTCTGATGCGCCCGTGGTGAAATGGATATCATACGAGATTTCGGCTCTCGCGTTCCGGGTTCGAATCCTGGCGGGCGCGCCACTTTACTCAACGTAAACCTCCAGTTATCTGGAGGTTTTTTCTTACATTTTAAACAAAACTTAAAGAAATAGTATTAGTAATATTCCTTACATTAGAACAGGTACTGAATAGACCTTTT is a window from the Alkalicoccus halolimnae genome containing:
- the lpdA gene encoding dihydrolipoyl dehydrogenase — encoded protein: MAEKYDLVILGAGTGGYVAAIRAAQLNLNVAVVEKSKLGGTCLHQGCIPSKALLRSAEVFKTVKQAEDFGVTSENPVLNFTKVMERKQAVVDQLYSGVQSLMKKGKIDIYHGIGRILGPSIFSPTPGTISVEYEEEGKENDMLIPSNVIVATGSRPKTLPGLTLDETDILSSNGALELKDLPASLSIIGGGVIGVEWASMFADFGVDVTVFEYMDRLLPTEDKDISKEMEKSLTQKGVTIYTNTAVNASEIKKSKKGMEVPFSKNKKDDMLHTEKVLVSVGREANVKNIGLENTDIIVEKGVIKVNKHYQTKESHIYAIGDVIGGMQLAHVASHEGIAAVEHLARKDPHPVDPQLVARCIYSSPEAASVGMTEEEAKEAGYNVKTGKFPFQAVGKALVQGDTSGFVKFVTDDATQDLLGVHMIGPHVTDMISEAALAKLLDATHWEVAASIHPHPSLSEAVGEAALAVDGKQIHG
- a CDS encoding alpha-ketoacid dehydrogenase subunit beta, which encodes MAVLTYIEAITAAMREEMERDENVFVLGEDVGKRGGVFRATDGLYSQFGEERVIDTPLAESAIAGVGIGAAMFGMRPVAEMQFADFIMPAVNQIVSEAAKIRYRSNNDWQCPLTIRAPFGGGVHGALYHSQSVEAMFANTPGLKIVIPSNPYDAKGLLKSAIRSNDPVLFFEHKRAYRLLKEEVPEEDYTVPLGKAATVREGNDVTVITYGLCVHFAKQAAEQVSEEGYETNILDLRTVYPLDKEAIIEAAKKTGKVLLVTEANKEGSIISEVAAIIAEHCLFELDAPVERLAGPDVPAMPYTPPLEKKFMVNTDKIENAIKELGEF
- a CDS encoding thiamine pyrophosphate-dependent dehydrogenase E1 component subunit alpha; translated protein: MGENRHEVLGLTDEQVLEMYTTMLEARMIDERMWLLNRAGKIPFVISCQGQEAAQVGAAMALDKEMDYALPYYRDMGVVLHFGMTGRDLMLSAFARAEDPNSGGRQMPGHFGQKKNRIVTGSSPVTTQVPHAVGFALGAKMKKQNVVAFTTFGEGSSNQGDFHEGINFASVHDLPVIFMCENNKYAISVPLDKQLNIEHVSDRAHGYGIPGESVDGNDPLAVFEAVSKARNRAMNGEGPTLIETVSYRLTPHSSDDDDSTYRSKEEVAAAKKIDSIHVFGEYLREAGVLNDDVENSIRTKLRREIDEATDYAENADYPDVDTLTKYVYEEE
- a CDS encoding dihydrolipoamide acetyltransferase family protein — protein: MATEITMPQLGESVTEGTITKWLVSPGDTVSKYDPLAEVMTDKVNAEIPSSYTGTISELIAEEDQTIQVGEVICTMEVDGASSADEKNSEEQTTSSHQEKSGSVESEKSEETKQKDTSSKGRYSPAVMTIAQENNIDLSTVNGSGRGGRITRKDVQAVVEKGGNSNEKVSAEPSIQSAAPERPKPSEMPQDTVNKGRTEEVPVSGVRKAIAQNMVKSKHEAPHAWMMIEVDVTDLVKLRDSKKREFEQQEGFKLTYMPFFMKAVIDALKAYPQVNAKWDNDKIIRYKDVHLSMAVATEEELYVPVISHADEKNVKGLARSLNDIAQKVRSKSLSSQDMQGGTFTLNNTGSFGSIQSQPIINSPQAAILSVESIVKRPVIMDNDAIAVRHMVNLCMSLDHRVLDGLICGKFMNHIKTNLENMNEKSVSIY
- the buk gene encoding butyrate kinase, which translates into the protein MERNYRVLAINPGSTSTKIGIFDNKHEILIKTIRHDRTELADYKTIIDQHSFRKKAILTSLDQAGINLSKLAAVVGRGGLLRPIEGGTYLINNSMLSDLKEGVSGQHASNLGGMIAHEIAEQLNIYSFIVDPVVVDELDEVARVSGFSDFNRKSIFHALNQKAVAREAAEELGRPYEDLRFIVCHMGGGITVGSHCYGKVIDVNNGLHGEGPFSPERAGTVPAGDLVSLCFSGEYYADEIMKKIVGRGGLAGLLGTNDAVEVERRIDTGDEKAEMIYEAMAYQVAKEIGANAAVLSGKVDAIILTGGLAYGKQFVQKISTRVQWIADIIVKPGENELEALNAGAQRILNGQEKPKNYNF
- a CDS encoding BrxA/BrxB family bacilliredoxin, whose protein sequence is MEFQMFMNDVVQSARQDMDQAGYEQLQSAEDVEQVFNKPGTTFVVVNSVCGCAGGIARPSAAYMKNYEVQPDQFVTVFAGQDKEATEKARSYFTGYPPSSPSFALLKDGELKAMVERHEIEGHEPIEVVNKLESYFDEHFKK